The Verrucomicrobiota bacterium genome has a segment encoding these proteins:
- a CDS encoding c-type cytochrome translates to MISNPILPILLALSIPLAARPAEPLSVGASRVDITPTEPIRLTGYAVRQKPAEGVDQPLWAKALAIRSEKGEISILVTVDNCGVPAPMTEEVAARLRGSHGIPRERFTICSSHTHSGPLVNGFAPNIFAQDIAADDQAAIDRYSARLVDEIEKAAKEAIAKLKRGHLRWGQGQAGFAANRRTPGGPVDHSVQVLEAREENGGTIAILANYACHCTTLGGEFNRHHGDWAGHAQEAIEKDFPGTIALVAIGCGADANPNPRGGTDHGLAHALAHGRALAREASRVLASAAKPLTQAPQGVFRSIRLPYQKHFSQAEWESRAERPGIVGYHARKHLARLKRGETLPDSLEYPVQAWTFGHELAMVFLGGEVVVDYAIGLKDALDGRRLWINAYANDVPCYIPSRRILAEGGYEAEDSLWYYDRPARLAPATESLILQTVQSILPAAYANPQPTNALTPPRSVSEALSTFTLHSNLAIECVAAEPLVVDPVAIDFGPDRRLWVVEMRDYPSGLHNQGAPGGRVRFLRDRDGDGRFDDAHTFLESLPFPTGLMVWRDGVLIGAAPDVLFARDTDGDGKADDVKKLFSGFATHNFQARVNGFAAGLDGWIHGSSGLFGGSVTNWMMASHPVVECRNRDFLWNPVSGELRAGAGVSQQGRVRDDFGNWFGNDNSTLLWHYPFTSTQLTRNPHQQPPRDRVNVAARENLHQLFPTSQTLARFNDFHHANRVTSACGPGLYRDDLLGPEFQGNAFICEPVHNLVRRLRLESEGITFRAGKAPEESEREFLSSTDHWFRPVQARTGPDGALWIVDMYRQVIEHPRWIPPDRLARADVRAGDDRGRIYRVRPRSGPLRPVPNFLTLTPQGLAEALDSPNGIVRDLVQQRLELGVQSASLHRRLRHLALRSEHPAVRIQALAMLNNAGKMNRILWRLGLNDPHPGVRYSTLSMAENRLAQGSQDLAFLLRDLVPSLHDKHPSVRFHAALALVATADQKVAGILAQRLAEAGPSDEILAAIPTALPSLTPRLFHSLLPLASASAGVQAALEAILPGVATVHSPEAHLAVLDQLLPSPPGHAEDWRWRCAADYLAAVSKQQAMRPETLRSWLTPVQAEARRLALDPASGLPRRLAAIRLLRFNRSESVAPAALEPLLHAEQPPELLSAVLETLGASADPAATRLLLDVFPRLTPAYRRQILEHALTRAESTKELLQRLRSRQLSIRELSAEHRGRLARMKDPELSAQARELLDTANSDESKTALIARYVQSKPALSVNHRRGPELFTLHCAPCHRYRGEGVEVGPDLETLTDRSRESLLTAILHPNSAIDDRFRAYEVATRDGRSLQGILSSETANGISLVQSGGVRLHLNRSEIARLDASGLSLMPEGFEQLLPPPDMEALIQFLRASTHSDGEKRARFVSAGSSPVRLLVHAERVTYRSWMGPLPMALCRLDPGRGKLSWTSTPLAATGERGSRRFRFAVAMGFLSQPPGSFTLMVNGHVAARFEVTLNNATWNSPDGRLQTRYAVQEITDQDSFGILTMDVVSDMIPDEGETHFMVEAQPVESQRWFGIYQVE, encoded by the coding sequence ATGATCAGCAACCCCATCCTGCCGATCCTTCTCGCACTCTCGATTCCACTCGCCGCCCGGCCGGCTGAACCGCTCTCGGTGGGCGCTTCCCGCGTCGACATCACTCCAACCGAGCCCATCCGCCTCACCGGCTACGCGGTCCGGCAGAAACCCGCGGAGGGCGTGGATCAACCGCTCTGGGCCAAAGCACTCGCCATTCGCTCGGAAAAAGGGGAGATCTCGATCCTCGTCACGGTGGACAACTGCGGCGTCCCGGCCCCCATGACGGAGGAAGTGGCAGCCCGCCTCAGAGGTTCCCACGGGATTCCCCGGGAACGATTCACCATCTGTTCCTCGCATACGCACTCGGGGCCCTTGGTGAACGGTTTCGCCCCCAATATCTTCGCCCAAGATATCGCTGCGGATGATCAGGCCGCGATCGACCGCTACTCGGCGCGACTGGTTGACGAAATCGAAAAAGCCGCAAAGGAAGCCATTGCCAAGCTCAAGCGAGGTCATCTGCGCTGGGGACAAGGTCAAGCCGGGTTCGCCGCGAATCGCCGCACCCCAGGAGGTCCGGTGGATCACTCGGTCCAAGTGCTCGAAGCCCGCGAAGAAAACGGGGGAACGATCGCCATCCTCGCCAATTACGCGTGCCACTGCACCACCCTCGGCGGTGAATTCAACCGGCATCATGGCGACTGGGCCGGCCATGCCCAGGAAGCGATCGAGAAAGATTTTCCCGGGACGATCGCTCTGGTCGCCATCGGGTGCGGCGCAGACGCGAATCCGAATCCTCGCGGCGGAACCGACCATGGTCTCGCGCATGCGCTGGCCCACGGCCGCGCCTTGGCCCGCGAAGCAAGCCGCGTCCTGGCTTCCGCTGCCAAACCGCTGACCCAGGCACCTCAAGGTGTCTTCCGATCGATCCGCCTCCCTTATCAGAAACATTTTTCACAAGCCGAGTGGGAAAGCCGGGCCGAGCGTCCCGGCATCGTCGGCTATCACGCGCGAAAACATCTCGCCCGGCTCAAGCGCGGGGAAACGCTGCCCGATTCGCTCGAGTATCCAGTCCAAGCCTGGACCTTCGGCCACGAACTCGCCATGGTCTTCCTCGGGGGAGAAGTCGTGGTGGATTACGCGATCGGGTTGAAAGACGCCCTGGACGGACGGCGTCTCTGGATCAACGCTTATGCCAACGACGTTCCGTGTTACATTCCTTCCCGCCGGATATTGGCAGAAGGCGGTTACGAGGCGGAGGATTCCCTTTGGTATTACGATCGTCCAGCCCGGCTCGCACCCGCCACCGAAAGCCTCATCCTCCAAACGGTGCAATCGATACTCCCGGCGGCCTACGCGAATCCCCAGCCCACCAACGCGCTCACGCCGCCACGCTCCGTGTCCGAGGCACTTTCAACATTCACACTGCATTCCAATCTGGCCATCGAGTGCGTTGCCGCGGAACCACTCGTCGTCGATCCCGTAGCCATCGACTTCGGGCCGGACAGAAGGCTCTGGGTGGTCGAGATGCGCGACTATCCGTCCGGACTCCACAACCAGGGTGCCCCGGGTGGACGCGTCCGCTTCCTCCGCGATCGTGACGGCGATGGCCGATTCGATGATGCCCATACCTTTCTCGAATCCCTGCCCTTCCCCACCGGACTCATGGTCTGGCGCGACGGCGTGCTGATTGGAGCGGCTCCGGACGTTCTCTTTGCCCGTGACACCGATGGCGACGGCAAAGCGGACGACGTGAAAAAACTGTTTTCCGGATTTGCCACTCACAATTTTCAAGCGCGAGTCAATGGGTTTGCCGCCGGGTTGGATGGCTGGATCCATGGCTCCTCAGGATTGTTCGGCGGCTCCGTGACGAATTGGATGATGGCTTCCCACCCGGTGGTGGAGTGCCGCAACCGGGACTTTCTTTGGAATCCCGTCAGCGGCGAACTCCGCGCGGGCGCCGGCGTCAGCCAGCAAGGGCGCGTGCGCGACGATTTCGGAAACTGGTTCGGCAACGACAACAGCACGCTCCTGTGGCATTACCCTTTCACTTCGACGCAACTCACGCGCAATCCCCACCAGCAGCCTCCCCGCGACCGGGTGAACGTCGCCGCTCGCGAGAACCTGCATCAGTTGTTTCCCACCAGCCAAACCCTCGCCCGGTTCAACGACTTTCACCATGCCAACCGCGTCACCTCGGCGTGCGGGCCAGGTCTCTATCGCGACGACCTGCTGGGACCGGAATTCCAAGGCAATGCGTTCATCTGCGAACCCGTGCACAACTTGGTTCGGCGGCTCCGATTGGAGTCCGAGGGGATCACCTTCCGAGCCGGAAAGGCCCCGGAAGAATCCGAGCGCGAATTTTTGTCCTCGACCGACCATTGGTTTCGTCCCGTCCAAGCCCGCACCGGGCCGGATGGTGCACTCTGGATCGTCGATATGTACCGCCAAGTCATCGAGCATCCACGTTGGATTCCGCCAGACCGGCTCGCACGGGCCGATGTCAGAGCCGGGGACGATCGCGGTCGCATCTATCGCGTCCGCCCTCGCTCAGGCCCCCTCCGTCCCGTGCCCAATTTCTTGACCCTGACTCCCCAGGGTCTCGCCGAGGCCCTGGATTCCCCGAACGGCATCGTGCGGGACCTCGTGCAGCAACGACTCGAGCTGGGAGTCCAGTCTGCCTCCCTCCATCGCCGTCTGCGCCACCTCGCCCTTCGGTCCGAACATCCTGCCGTCCGCATCCAAGCCCTGGCCATGCTGAATAACGCTGGAAAAATGAACCGAATATTATGGAGGCTTGGACTGAACGATCCACACCCTGGAGTGCGTTATTCAACCCTTTCCATGGCGGAAAACCGCCTCGCGCAAGGATCCCAGGATTTGGCGTTCCTGTTGCGTGATTTGGTTCCATCGCTGCACGACAAGCATCCGAGCGTTCGCTTCCACGCCGCATTGGCCCTTGTCGCCACCGCCGACCAGAAAGTCGCTGGTATCCTCGCCCAACGGCTGGCCGAAGCGGGACCCTCGGACGAAATCCTGGCGGCCATCCCCACGGCCCTTCCCTCGTTGACACCCCGTTTGTTTCATTCGCTGTTGCCGCTCGCCTCGGCCAGCGCTGGCGTGCAGGCTGCCCTCGAAGCCATTCTCCCTGGGGTTGCCACCGTCCATTCTCCAGAGGCGCATCTCGCTGTCCTGGATCAACTCCTGCCCTCTCCTCCCGGCCATGCCGAGGATTGGCGCTGGCGGTGCGCGGCGGACTATCTCGCAGCCGTGTCGAAACAGCAGGCGATGCGCCCGGAAACACTTCGGTCCTGGCTCACCCCAGTCCAAGCCGAAGCCCGGCGTCTTGCGCTGGATCCGGCATCCGGCCTGCCTCGCCGCCTGGCAGCCATTCGGCTGCTGCGATTCAATCGATCCGAGTCGGTCGCACCCGCGGCGCTAGAGCCCCTGCTCCATGCAGAACAGCCGCCCGAGCTCCTCTCGGCAGTCCTTGAGACGCTCGGAGCTTCGGCTGATCCCGCTGCCACTCGCCTTCTCTTGGATGTGTTCCCCCGGCTCACGCCGGCTTATCGACGCCAGATCCTCGAACATGCCCTCACCAGGGCCGAATCAACGAAGGAACTCCTTCAGCGCCTGCGTTCCCGCCAACTTTCCATTCGCGAGCTTAGTGCCGAACATCGCGGACGGCTCGCCAGAATGAAGGACCCTGAGCTTTCCGCCCAGGCGCGCGAACTTCTCGATACCGCAAATTCGGACGAATCCAAGACGGCGCTCATCGCTCGATACGTTCAATCGAAACCTGCGCTCTCCGTGAATCACCGGCGAGGTCCCGAGCTCTTCACCCTTCATTGCGCGCCGTGCCATCGCTACCGCGGCGAAGGTGTGGAAGTCGGACCCGACCTCGAAACGCTGACCGATCGAAGCCGCGAGAGTCTGCTCACCGCGATTCTCCACCCCAACTCTGCCATCGATGATCGCTTTCGCGCCTACGAGGTCGCGACAAGGGACGGGCGCTCACTCCAGGGCATCCTGAGTTCTGAAACTGCCAACGGCATTTCCCTTGTGCAATCCGGCGGCGTCCGACTTCATCTGAACCGATCTGAGATCGCGCGCCTCGACGCCTCCGGCCTCTCCCTCATGCCCGAAGGCTTCGAGCAACTCCTCCCGCCCCCCGACATGGAAGCGCTCATTCAATTCTTGCGGGCCTCGACACACTCCGACGGCGAAAAACGGGCGCGCTTCGTGTCCGCAGGCAGCAGCCCCGTCCGCCTGCTCGTTCATGCTGAACGCGTGACTTATCGTTCCTGGATGGGGCCCCTACCCATGGCCTTGTGCCGACTTGATCCGGGACGCGGAAAGCTTTCCTGGACCTCGACCCCGTTGGCCGCAACCGGAGAGAGAGGCTCACGCCGGTTTCGCTTCGCGGTAGCCATGGGATTTCTATCTCAGCCTCCCGGCAGCTTCACGTTGATGGTGAATGGGCACGTCGCCGCCCGCTTCGAGGTCACTTTGAACAACGCCACTTGGAACAGCCCCGACGGGCGGCTGCAAACCCGATACGCGGTTCAAGAAATCACGGACCAGGACAGCTTTGGCATTCTCACCATGGACGTGGTCTCGGACATGATCCCCGACGAAGGCGAGACGCATTTCATGGTGGAGGCACAACCGGTGGAAAGCCAGCGGTGGTTCGGCATTTACCAAGTCGAGTAA